The nucleotide sequence GGATCTTATGTCTCAGCATGGTCGTACCAAACCTCTGCTTACTGGAAACAAAGACCGTTGGTGCGATCTTTGACAGGCGGGATTTGGATTTCTCAAGAGTTTCCTTAGATACGAGATCACATTTACTGAGGACTATGATCAAAGGCTTTCGTGAACGTTTAACGTTACGTTCTACTTCACTATTTCTGGTCTCATCCGGAAAACGAGCGTCTACGACCTCAAGAAGTACGTCGGCTTTTTTTATGACATCCTTTATCATCAACTTATAACTAGCCATCACGTATCCTTACAACATAAGCCTATAAGGATTTGTTGAGAGGTCTGCTATTACTTCCTCATAAAGTATCATAAATTATTGAATCCAGTCCTTTCCTTTCAGCGGCGTATAACATCAGGTCACTCCACCTCTTTTGCAGCTCACATAAATGATCAAAAGGATCAAAATCAGGGATCGCATCGCAATTTGCAAGTTCTATGTTCCTGAGGGCCTCTGCGCTTCCCAACGGATCCCCGCTATCCAGGTATTCTTCAGAAAGAAGTCTGCAGGCATTTGTTATCTTTTCTTCAAGATCTTCCCCAAGGAAATTCCCGGGATAACAACCCATATCTTCTGCAGATAACGGTCGCATTCCATCGGTGTCTTTCTGGCTCATGAGCTTTGCCCTCTCATAAACGAACCTGTAGATGTCTTCTCTTACCCGCTTCCATGTCGGGTGGGACTTAGCAGGCGGAAGGTGTTTGATGGCAAGCTCGTTGTCAAGGAAGAAGGAATGACCGAACATTCTGGCATTCATCAGGTAATCAATGTCTTCTCCTCGTGGGATCATGGGGTCGAATGGAACTTCCATGAAAAGGTCCCGGTGAATGACCATATTTCCCCCAAATACGAATGGAGTTTCTTTAAGGCGCGGGGATGTGCCTATTACCTGTTCAAACCCCTCATTCATACAGGCATTCTTGTCCCAGTATCTGGTCCAGGGACTGTCAGGAACACCAACAAGATAATCCCCGTCTGGCTGGAGATAGTAGCCGGCGATCGCATTGATGAACCCACCCTCATGATCAGTTCCGATGAATTCCTTTGATTTGGATATGAATTTCGGGTCTTCAAAGACCTCATCATCATCGATCAGGAGCGCAACATCTGAGTTCATAATATGCGGAATGAAAAGACACATGTTCCTTATGTTGGAATAGCCTGTAAGTGAAAGCAGGTCACAGTATTCATCCATGCCGTCATTTTTTAGTTTCTCATGCAGCTTTTCCATATGAGAAGGGCCGAACATGTGGACCTTTATATCACCATTTGCAGAGGATCTGATGATCTCTTTTACTTTCTGCTCCACCTGATCGGTGATCTCAGTATTATTTGGAGCGACTAGAATTACCAGTTCAAAGTCCGTGTCTTCAAGGATTGCTGTACTTTCTATAGCACGTCCAAGCGTCCCCTCAGAATCCAGCGGAGTGGCATGATCATATACGGCATCGCCTTCAAGCCATCCTACATCGCTTTCCCTGCCCCAGTAACTGGGAATTACCATTGTTAATTTCAAATAACTCCATCTCCCGATATTCACTTTATGTGTGAATATTTCTCCAGTTCCTACTATTTATCATTAATCAGCAAGAATACCACTGTTTGAAAACAGTGGACGAATTGCGTACAAATTACATTATACTTTTTAACACAAACTATAAGTAACGTTAAGAACATAGAGGAATGTACATGCTAAAAGCCTACAAGTATAGATTATATCCAAATAAAGAACAAGAAGAAAAGTTCCTACAGCACATTGGAGCTGGTAGATTCATCTATAATTGGGCTTTAGAACAAAAAATTAAATCCTATGAACAAGATGGTAAATCGGTATCGAGATTCACATTAAACTAGATGATACCTGAATTGAAGGTGGAGTATGAATGGTTGAAGGATATTAATTCTCAATCATTGCAAGGTGCTACACTCAATCTTGATAATGCCTTTACCAGATTTTTCAGAGAAAAGAAAGGTTTTCCTAAATTTAAATCAAAAAAGAACCCTGTGCAATCGTTTTCTGTACCACAATTCTATAAAGTTGATTTCGATAATGGTAAGATCAAATTACCTAAAATCGGTTGGATAAATACGAAACTGCATCGTAGATTTGAAGGTAAGGAAAAAACAGCAACATTATCAAGAACGTCAACTGGAAAATACTATATCAGTATTCTTGTAGATAATGAAAAAGAGATTCTTGTAAAGGAATCTTTTGATATTGATACAACCGTTGGTGTTGATGTTGGAATTAAAGATTTCGCCATTCTATCAAACGGTGAAAAAATCGATAATCCAAAATACCTCAAAAAATCAATGAAGCGTTTGAAAGTTTTGCAGAAAAGATTATCCAGAAAACAAAAAGGTTCAGCCAATAGGCAAAAAGCAAAGTTAGCAGTAGCAAAACTCCATGAAAAAATCAGCAACCAGAGAAATGATTTCCAACATAAAACATCTTCCAAATTGATAAGCGAGAATCAAGCAATAGCGTTGGAAACATTAAATATCAATGGTATGATGAAAAATCACCATCTTGCACAATGTATTAGTGATGCTTCATGGAGTTCTTTCGTTGAAAAATTAGAATACAAAGCAGAATGGTATGGAAAGACTGTTTTACATATCGGACAGTTCGACCCATCAACTAAGATATGTAATGTTTGTGGATATTATAACAAAAACATTACACTTGCAGATAGAAAATGGGATTGTCCTAAATGTAATTCCAATCATGATAGGGACGTTAATGCCGCTATTAACATCAAGAAGTTTGCTCTTGATAAACAAAATTTAATAGGAATTTAAGCACCTTCGGAACGAGGGGAAGAGCCTGTGGACTTGTGAACATAAGTTCAAAGAATGAAGCAGGAAGTCACCTATTTTAATAGGTGGTAGTTCACAAGTCGATATGATATAATTACTTTTATTTTAATTCTGGGGGTTTTTCATCTACTGTCATCATTTCTGTTGTAGTAGCAAGCACTAGAAATTAATCTGAAGAACCGCATATAGAACTATAGTACTAATGAAAGACATTAGTAGCTAACAATCTTTCCCAATAACAATACCGAAGTGAGCGACATGTCAGGAAGACTACCGGATTCGGATGATTCAGCTCTCATGGGCTGGATGAGGGTTGAGATCGGTATGATCAATAGGGATATAGTGGCTGAGAGGAAGTCCCTTTCCCAATTGCATAAGGAGGAGGTCCCATCTGCCAAAACAAAAGGCGGTGATGAACACCTATTTGATAAAAAGATGCTAGATGTTCTTGAAGAGCAACTACCAGCAGAGCTCCATGGAAAGCTTCGCCTTCCCATTCTTTTCTTTCTCGACAACCGTGTGGCAGACAGTAGTTTTCTTAATGATGAGACTGCTGCCAGATCCCTGCAGATCCTGGGGGAACTAAGCAAGTTCCGCAGTTTTAGTAAAGGAAGGCTCTGGGTGGGTAAGAGCATTGCCTATTCTATCATGAGAAAGTATCCCACTGTAGTGCAGATCGTAATGGGATGAATTCAGTAATGCAATGACCTTAAGGAATAAAAGCCCATAAATACACCAGGTATGTAATGCTTATATAGGATACATCGAATTAACGTTCAGAAAATAAACTTATCAATATCATCGATCCACTGGATCAACGCGATAACGAACCAATAAAACCAGCGGATCAATACAAGAGTCCTGATTAATATGAAACTCTATAGCACTAACCTCAAAGCAGAAGAAGTAAATTTTGAAACTGCACTTATCACAGGCCTGGCTCCTGACAAAGGTCTTTACATGCCAAAGGCGCTTCCACATTTCTCAGAAGAAGAACTCGTAGCCTTAAAGGATGAAGAGTATCCTGAGATCGCTTTCCAGTTGCTTAAGAAGATACTTGAAGGTGAGATCGATGAGGAATCCCTCAGGGTAATCACTTATGATGCTTACGACTATGAAGTACCACTGGAAGAAGTTGATGAGAACACATTCATAATGAGACTTGACCGCGGTCCTACTGCATCCTTCAAGGACTTTGCAGCCCGTATGATGGCAAGGCTCATGCAGTTCTATCTCAAGAAGGAGAACAAGGAACTGACCATACTTACAGCAACTTCCGGAGATACGGGAAGTGCGGTTGCTCATGCATTCTACGGTCTTGACAACATCAAGGTGATCGTACTGTTCCCTGAAACAGAGGTCTCAGACCGCCAGAGAAAGCAGATGACAACCCTTGACAAGAACATCTCTGCACTGGCAATTGACGGAAAGTTCGATGACTGCCAGGCAATGGTGAAGCAGGCATTTGCAGACAATGATCTCAAACACCTGAACCTTTCATCAGCAAATTCCATTAACATAGGCCGTCTGGTCCCACAGACTCTCTACTACTTCTATTCATACCTGAAACTGAGGGATTACCCTGAGGAGATCATTTTCTCAATACCATCAGGTAACTTCGGTAATATGATGGGCTGTGTGCTGGCAAAGAACATGGGTGTACCTATCAAAAAGATAATCGCTTCTGTTAACGAGAACGATGAGGTTCCGGGTTTCCTTAATACCGGTGAATATGAAAAGATCGTTCCTTCAAAGAACTGCATCTCAAATGCAATGAACGTTGGTCATCCAAGCAACCTTGCCCGGCTCATCGCGATCTACGGCGGGGAAATGGATGAACAGGGTAACATCAACAAGCTGCCTGACATGGACAGATTGAATGATGATATCTATTCAACATCTGTTACTGATGAGGAAACCAAAGCAGTGGTGAAAGAGTTCTTCGAGGAGCACAACATTTGCATTGAGCCTCATGGTGCTGTTGGTATTAAGGGCCTGATAGATTATCGTGCAAGTACCAATGACAACACGCTTGCAGTAACACTGGAAACTGCTCATCCGGCAAAGTTCCCTGCTGAAGTTGAGGATGCCATCGGGATCGAGCCGGAGCCACCTCAGAGCCTGAAAGAGATCGAGGGAAAAGAAGAGCATATGGAGTTACTGGATACTGATTATGAGAAGTTCAAGAGCTACTTGAAGGAAAGGCTTGAGTGAGGTCTTTCTTTTAAGTTTTTCTTTTTTGTTATTTTTCTCAAACTTATTCTATGATATTATCAGAAATCAGAGCTTGATCGTATTTTTTCTATAGCTCCACAATAATATTATTATCGTGATCAGCAGACTGATCAATGCTCCAATTATGTGGGCGGTAAAAGGTTTATAGCGAATGTAGCTGTCACCTGCAGTATCTTTTGATGCTGTAAATATCGATGTCAATCCTGCTGAATCCAGACTTTCACCATTATCAAGTACCCATCCGTTTTGATCATGCTCGGGTGAAGTGAAGAGTACATATTCTGTGGAATTATACAAATGATACCTGAATGGTGAGACTGCAGTATAGTTAAGTTCTTTTGCAGATGCATTGGTAAGATCCATTTCAATGTTTTCCTGATTAGCAGATCTCATCAAATAACCATGGTCATTTATATCGATCGTTTTACTCAACTCTACCAATTCAGCCCAATCTTTTATTTCTATTAAAGAATTAACTTCCCTGATCCTTGACGTTTTATGAAGATTCCTGAAAACAATAAGTTCTTCATTTTCCATTACTAATTCCAGGTCGCTTTGATCATACAGGAAATCATATTTTTGATAATCAACATCCTTTGCAAGAACTATATACTTAACATTTAGTGGTGCGACAAGTTCTCCAAAGTTATCTGTTTCGTTCTTGTGTTCCAGCAAATATCCCATGTAATGCTGAGTAGGTTTTGAACTCTGTGTCCGGATATGTCCAACTTCTGCATTTTCCCCGATCATCGTAGGCTTATCAAAAAACAGGTTTGCAGGATTTGCAATTCTCCTGTCGCTCCAATTGAAGGTCATGTACAAATGCCAGGGGAAGAAAAGCACATCAAAGTCTTCCGAATCATTGTTCAGGAAATCATTGACCTCATACCATTCTGCTGGATAGTCCTTTGGTTCTATCTGACCGTTAAAACCATTGAAGATCGTGAAAGAGTAAGCAAGTGGAACCGCGATAATGAGCACAGCCAAAGCTACTGACAATATCTTTTGTTTATTTTCCGGTACAAGGTTCATCCTGTCGTTAAGTTTGAAGCTTTTGAATATCTCGTCAACGCCCAGACTGCCTAAGAACGCATATGCTAAAACCAATGCACCTACGAATTTCTGAGAGTCCCTCATTCCTTTGAATATGAAAAAATGATCGAACAAGTACTCAAAGATCGGTGCAGAATATTGATAGGTGATGCCACCTGCCAGTAATAACGAGATGATGGCAGACAAGACCAGGCCTTTATGAAGTGGCTTCTTTGTATTCGGCAAAAATCCGTGAATTGCAAAGTACAAAATTCCGGTAAAGAGTAGCATAAATATCCACTTGGATGCAAAGTGAAATGGATATTCATATCCTCCACGCCAGAAACCATACATCATAGCAAGTGAGAGCAGGATATTCCCAGAAATTGTACTGCTGGCAGTGAAAGCGGACAGGTCATATGCTGATATCTGGTTCAGGATGCTTGATCCTTGTGAGACAGACCAAAAGACCGGCAGGATCCAGAACATATTGACTGCTAAATAAGCCAGGCCTAAGTGGATAGTACTTTTAATGATATTTTTTCGTTCATTTCTTTCATCAACTATAACAAAAATAAATATGCACAGTTGAATAAGTAATACGATCAAAAGAACATGCATATCGAATATGCTTACAACAGTGTTCCACAACAGCGGTCTTTTCCATTTGGTCCTGTCATCCAGGAAATCTGAGAAACTTCTGATCGCAAGAGGAACGAAAGCATATGCTAAGAGTAGATAGAGATGTCCGGCTAAAAATCGGGTATAAATGAATGGATTTACTGCATACAGCGTTCCGCTGAAGTATTTACCATAAGCAGACTTCGAGGGAGCAGATATGTGGGCAGAGATGCCTGCTATTAAAAATACTGAGAACAGGATGATCTTTTGAGTAGCCCATGAAGGTAAGACCAGTTCCATAATTTGAAGGATCGCAAGGAATGGTGCCTGTCCCCCGATACCGTTGCCCAGGATATGATCTGCAAGATAATTTCGACCAGCAGCCCAGGTAGTATCTAATGTCAGAATATAACCAGGTCGAAACAGAGGAAGGAAGATCGCGAGTGTCAGTATAGTATAGTAGATAAGTGCATATCTATCAAATGAATGCCGGGTCATACTATTTTTAGATCCACTCATACGACACCTGATTTAATTTTCATTTGACTGCTTAAGAAATAAGGTCAACAGCAGATACAGTGAAGAAAATCCAATTACTATCCAGATTATCATTTCCATGTATCCCCAGACGATCCACCAGCCGAACATGGATCCGTACACATACATTATGACAGCCAATAACCCCAGATAGATCGATACTTCCTTTGAGATATTCTTCATAAGCACCAGATTGGACCTTTTGAGCACTCTTTCCGTGTTGGGTATGGATATTGGCATATGCTCTATGGATGGTTTCAATTCACTGATCTTTTTGAATATGGGTGCATTTACTGCACATCCATGGCCCCATATTGCTAATTTATGCACGTTTCCTGAGACCCGGGACATTGCAGATCTGAGCTTTTCTGGAGTGTCATCCGGAAGGGAAATTTCCAGGAACCGGATCGTTACACCAATAACAAGTAAATAATATGCATAGATGGCAAGGCTCTCAGCACGGGTCTCATCACCCATTGCAAGTGTTACTGCTGTGGCTGCAAGCAAAACTAATGCAAGAAAGATCGGATAATTTGATGGTGGCCAGTTACTTGTTTCCATTTTGATCTTTACCCTGGAGAGATTCTTTGTCTGTCAAATCCATTTTATAACTTTATTAGACATGTCTATGCTATAAATGCGTATCATTAGACCCGGTTTAATTTTCTGATAACTCTGGATGTCATTTCTGCTATAGGGGTTATAGCTTTGTGGTTCGGCATACCGGCAAGGAATATTGATGTATCTTCTTCTGTCAATAATCCAAAGCTTGCCAATACTACAAGATATATGATGCCACTTAAGGTCATACTTCCTACCAGTGGGAAAAGACCCGTATGTGGGAGCGTGTACAGTACCAGGAGCAGTATACAAAAGCTCACCAGTACTTTTACGATTGTAAGATGATTAATTTTGAGTTTATATGTGTGCACATAAAGACCTGCCAGTACGATGCACCCAATTGAGCATGCGATGGCGGTTGAACCTGCTGCACCGACGATCCCGTATGAAGGAACTAATACGACCAGCAGGATGATCTCAATTATCACGGCAAATGGCAGGATAATTGCGGGGATCCTTGGCACATTACGTGCCTGGAATATGTTAGTA is from Methanococcoides sp. AM1 and encodes:
- a CDS encoding glycosyltransferase family 2 protein is translated as MKLTMVIPSYWGRESDVGWLEGDAVYDHATPLDSEGTLGRAIESTAILEDTDFELVILVAPNNTEITDQVEQKVKEIIRSSANGDIKVHMFGPSHMEKLHEKLKNDGMDEYCDLLSLTGYSNIRNMCLFIPHIMNSDVALLIDDDEVFEDPKFISKSKEFIGTDHEGGFINAIAGYYLQPDGDYLVGVPDSPWTRYWDKNACMNEGFEQVIGTSPRLKETPFVFGGNMVIHRDLFMEVPFDPMIPRGEDIDYLMNARMFGHSFFLDNELAIKHLPPAKSHPTWKRVREDIYRFVYERAKLMSQKDTDGMRPLSAEDMGCYPGNFLGEDLEEKITNACRLLSEEYLDSGDPLGSAEALRNIELANCDAIPDFDPFDHLCELQKRWSDLMLYAAERKGLDSIIYDTL
- a CDS encoding DUF61 family protein, whose amino-acid sequence is MSGRLPDSDDSALMGWMRVEIGMINRDIVAERKSLSQLHKEEVPSAKTKGGDEHLFDKKMLDVLEEQLPAELHGKLRLPILFFLDNRVADSSFLNDETAARSLQILGELSKFRSFSKGRLWVGKSIAYSIMRKYPTVVQIVMG
- the thrC gene encoding threonine synthase — translated: MKLYSTNLKAEEVNFETALITGLAPDKGLYMPKALPHFSEEELVALKDEEYPEIAFQLLKKILEGEIDEESLRVITYDAYDYEVPLEEVDENTFIMRLDRGPTASFKDFAARMMARLMQFYLKKENKELTILTATSGDTGSAVAHAFYGLDNIKVIVLFPETEVSDRQRKQMTTLDKNISALAIDGKFDDCQAMVKQAFADNDLKHLNLSSANSINIGRLVPQTLYYFYSYLKLRDYPEEIIFSIPSGNFGNMMGCVLAKNMGVPIKKIIASVNENDEVPGFLNTGEYEKIVPSKNCISNAMNVGHPSNLARLIAIYGGEMDEQGNINKLPDMDRLNDDIYSTSVTDEETKAVVKEFFEEHNICIEPHGAVGIKGLIDYRASTNDNTLAVTLETAHPAKFPAEVEDAIGIEPEPPQSLKEIEGKEEHMELLDTDYEKFKSYLKERLE